Proteins from a genomic interval of Perognathus longimembris pacificus isolate PPM17 chromosome 14, ASM2315922v1, whole genome shotgun sequence:
- the Serpina6 gene encoding corticosteroid-binding globulin, which yields MPFILCTCLLWLSTIQAQDLSATVSTIGPHRGLAPTNLDFAFNLYQHLVASAPDKNVFISPVSISMALAMLSLGASGHTQTQLLQGLGFNLTQTTESEIHQGFQHLHHLLGEANTGLDITMGRALFLDQTLRLLESFSADIKHYYESEALATDFKDWAGASRQINDYVENKTKGRIKDVLSDPGSPTKLILVDYVFFKGIWAYAFGPENIRDMDFHVSEKVTVRVPMMFQLSTVKYLHDTELPCQLVQMDYVGNGTVFFILPEPGRIDTVIAGLKRSTIERWASSLSPRLMSIIIPKMSISGTYDLGGVLAEMGITDMSPGHGNFSEITQATPLERSKIVHKAMLHLKEKGRKPLDPRKVTKNTASKIPTFILNRPFLILVFDDFTWSSLFLGKVVNPI from the exons ATGCCATTCATCCTGTGTACCTGTCTCCTCTGGCTCTCAACCATCCAGGCTCAGGACCTCAGTGCCACTGTGAGCACCATTGGCCCTCACCGGGGCCTAGCTCCAACCAATCTTGACTTTGCCTTCAACCTGTATCAGCACCTAGTGGCCTCAGCTCCTGATAAAAATGTCTTCATCTCTCCTGTGAGCATCTCCATGGCATTGGCTATGCTATCCCTGGGAGCATCTGGCCACACACAGACCCAGCTTCTGCAAGGTCTGGGCTTCAACCTCACCCAGACCACAGAATCTGAGATTCATCAGGGCTTCCAGCACCTCCATCACCTTCTGGGAGAGGCAAACACCGGGTTGGACATAACCATGGGCCGTGCGTTGTTCCTTGATCAGACCCTGAGACTACTGGAATCGTTCTCAGCTGACATCAAACACTACTATGAGTCAGAGGCCCTGGCCACAGACTTCAAAGactgggctggagccagcagaCAGATCAATGACTATGTGGAGAATAAGACCAAGGGAAGAATTAAGGATGTGTTGTCAGACCCGGGTAGCCCAACCAAGCTCATCCTGGTTGACTATGTCTTCTTCAAAG gcataTGGGCATACGCCTTTGGCCCAGAAAACATCAGGGATATGGACTTCCATGTGAGCGAGAAGGTCACGGTGAGGGTTCCCATGATGTTCCAGTTAAGCACCGTCAAATACCTTCACGACACTGAGCTCCCCTGTCAGCTGGTGCAGATGGACTACGTGGGCAACGGGACTGTCTTCTTCATCCTTCCGGAGCCGGGGCGCATAGACACAGTCATCGCCGGGCTGAAACGGAGCACAATTGAGAGATGGGCCAGTTCCCTGAGCCCTCG TCTCATGAGCATAATCATCCCAAAGATGTCCATCTCTGGCACCTACGACCTGGGGGGCGTGCTGGCGGAAATGGGCATCACGGACATGTCTCCTGGCCACGGGAATTTCTCCGAGATCACTCAGGCGACCCCGCTGGAGAGGTCAAAG ATCGTCCACAAGGCCATGCTGCACCTCAAGGAGAAAGGACGGAAGCCTCTCGATCCCAGGAAGGTCACTAAAAACACAGCCTCTAAGATTCCCACCTTCATCCTCAACCGGCCCTTCCTCATCCTGGTCTTTGATGATTTCACGTGGAGCAGCCTATTCCTGGGCAAAGTCGTGAACCCCATCTGA